In a genomic window of Magnolia sinica isolate HGM2019 chromosome 16, MsV1, whole genome shotgun sequence:
- the LOC131228812 gene encoding WUSCHEL-related homeobox 4 gives MREYFVTSNSTPSFSLLPSQPHLIIWSFFFPRSTSFPTPLSLSLSLFPPIYPTDIPCSPLQRRNMKVHQLTRGFWEHEPSSLSCKRLRPLAPKLSSGVGDGVTPIDLKSFIKPESGPRSVASMDDKRDTTQAEAHSGGTRWNPTQEQIGILEMLYRGGMRTPNAQQIEQITAQLGKFGKIEGKNVFYWFQNHKARERQKQRRNSLGLANSPRGPAIAISSSNSTGEVGKEDDSYCKRKCRSWGVYSLEEDSNRLCGGFSFQEEEEEEEEGDRTLMLFPLHPEGR, from the exons ATGAGAGAATATTTTGTGACATCCAATTCAACCCCCTCTTTTTCTCTCCTCCCAAGTCAACCTCACCTCATCATTTGGTCTTTCTTCTTTCCACGCTCCACCTCATttcccactcctctctctctctctctctctctcttcccccctATATATCCCACAGATATTCCATGCTCTCCCCTCCAAAGGAGAAACATGAAGGTGCATCAGCTCACTCGTGGCTTTTGGGAGCATGAGCCCTCGTCTCTCAGCTGCAAGCGCCTCCGCCCACTTGCACCCAAGCTCTCCAGCGGTGTCGGCGACGGGGTCACCCCTATAGACTTGAAGAGTTTCATTAAGCCTGAGAGTGGACCTAGGAGTGTTGCATCCATGGATGACAAGCGAGATACAACTCAG GCAGAAGCGCACTCTGGAGGCACGCGGTGGAACCCAACCCAAGAACAGATTGGAATCCTGGAGATGCTCTATAGAGGCGGCATGAGAACGCCAAACGCACAACAGATCGAGCAAATCACAGCCCAGCTTGGGAAGTTTGGGAAGATAGAAGGGAAGAATGTGTTTTACTGGTTCCAGAATCACAAAGCACGGGAACGGCAGAAGCAAAGGCGTAATTCACTTGGCCTCGCCAATTCTCCAAGAGGCCCAGCCATTGCCATTTCCAGCAGTAACTCTACC GGAGAAGTGGGAAAGGAGGATGATAGTTACTGCAAGCGCAAATGCAGGAGTTGGGGCGTTTATAGCTTGGAAGAAGACAGTAACAGATTATGTGGTGGTTTCTCattccaagaagaagaagaagaagaagaagagggtgataGAACTCTAATGCTGTTCCCTTTACACCCAGAAGGCAGATGA